Proteins found in one Oryza glaberrima chromosome 4, OglaRS2, whole genome shotgun sequence genomic segment:
- the LOC127769744 gene encoding choline transporter protein 1-like, which yields MGGPLGAIIGRHPAAAGGGGEDELGGGGGGGDGGGIIRHNRRCRDLAFLVLFAAFWVAMIVNSSFGFNQGNPLRLTYELDYKGNICGSRHGDPDLHELDVRYWMNPNQVYQSGVKDNKINLADAKAICLMECPIPAADGLNFVCDYPEGDIRLSIDDWINRDYDYFEFLTPDMRNSSLQLQGPCYPVIFPSVNVYWSCQFIARASNVSLKHWQQMGGINIDENILIDKTIHKAINSKSSVLKRYVADIGKSWPVLIVCGGLLPLFLSVIWLLLIRYFVAAMPWITVVLFNALVISVTMFFYIKAGWLGNDPLTVVIGESDPYVHITGREISHLHAATVVMTVVMIIAFLSSIAIIRRILIATPVLKVAAKVIGEVQALIIFPVVPYFILAIFYMFWFSATLHLFSSGQVLRNDCNTDCCSYDLKLGKVNCDNCCGYSIHYTPHIGIAILFHLFGCYWATQFFIACSSTVIAGSVASYYWARGEISHDIPFVTVVSSLKRLLRYSLGSVAIGSLVVSAVEWVRFILECLRRKLKLVDSARESCFGKMTSSSSQCCLGCIDWTLKSVNRNAYIMIAITGKGFFKASVLATGLIMNNILHIGKVNVIGDVILFLGKLCVSLFCALFAFLMLDTHKYKSAHNKISSPLVPVVVSWALGFIVAKLFFQVVEMSIDTIILSFCQDSEEHQGNAQYAPPLLVETLDEQSELHRLTQGP from the exons atgGGAGGGCCGCTCGGCGCCATCATAGGCAggcacccggcggcggcgggcggcggcggggaggatgagctgggaggtggcggcggcggcggagatggaggcggcaTCATTCGGCACAACCGGCGGTGCCGGGATTTGGCCTTCCTGGTGCTCTTCGCGGCCTTCTGGGTCGCCATGATCGTCAACTCTAGCTTCGGATTCAACCAGGGCAATCCACTCAG GCTTACCTATGAACTAGACTACAAAGGGAACATTTGTGGCAGTAGGCATGGTGACCCGGATTTGCATGAGCTTGATGTTAGATATTGGATGAACCCAAACCAGGTGTACCAAAGTGGGGTCAAGGACAACAAGATTAACCTTGCTGATGCCAAAGCCATCTGCCTGATGGAGTGCCCCATTCCAGCAGCAGACGGATTAAACTTTGTTTGTGATTATCCAGAAGGGGACATTCGCCTCTCTATCGATGATTGGATCAACAGGGACTATGATTATTTTGAGTTTCTCACACCAGATATGAGAAATAGTTCTCTTCAGCTGCAGGGTCCATGCTACCCTGTCATATTTCCAAGTGTGAATG TCTACTGGAGCTGCCAATTTATTGCGCGAGCATCCAATGTCTCTTTGAAGCATTGGCAGCAGATGGGTGGTATCAACATCGACGAAAATATTCTCATAGATAAAACAATCCACAAGGCCATCAATTCTAAATCTTCAGTCTTGAAG AGATACGTTGCTGACATTGGGAAGTCATGGCCTGTGTTAATTGTTTGCGGTGGACTGCTCCCTCTTTTCTTGTCAGTTATCTGGTTGCTTCTGATTCGTTATTTTGTTGCTGCCATGCCATGGATAACTGTAGTGCTCTTCAATGCTCTAGTAATCTCCgttactatgtttttttatattaaag CTGGCTGGTTAGGCAATGATCCCTTGACAGTTGTAATTGGTGAAAGTGATCCATATGTGCATATAACTGGACGG GAAATAAGCCACCTTCATGCTGCTACGGTGGTGATGACAGTTGTAATGATCATTGCATTTCTGTCCTCCATAGCTATTATCCGGCGTATACTGATAGCAACACCTGTCCTGAAG GTTGCTGCGAAGGTCATTGGTGAAGTTCAGGCACTAATTATTTTCCCAGTTGTGCCATACTTTATCCTTGCTATCTTTTATATGTTCTGGTTTTCTGCCACACTCCATCTCTTCAGCTCTGGTCAAGTTCTCCGAAATGACTGCAATACAGATTGTTGCTCATATGATCTGAAGTTGGGCAAAGTAAACTGTGACAACTGTTGTGGGTACAGCATCCATTACACCCCTCATATTGGTATTGCCATTCTTTTCCACTTATTTGGCTGTTACTGGGCAACCCAATTCTTTATTGCGTGCTCTTCAACCGTGATTGCTGGATCAGTTGCTTCATACTATTGGGCACGTGGTGAAATATCC CATGACATACCATTTGTTACAGTTGTTTCTTCATTGAAGCGGTTGTTGCGTTACAGCCTTGGTTCAGTTGCTATAGGTTCACTTGTTGTATCTGCTGTTGAGTGGGTGCGGTTTATACTAGAATGCCTCAGACGCAAGTTGAAGCTAGTTGATTCCGCTCGTGAAAGCTGCTTTGGTAAAATGAcatcatcctcttctcaatgctGCCTGGGCTGCATAGACTGGACCCTCAAGTCTGTGAATCGAAATGCCTATATAATG ATCGCCATTACTGGGAAAGGGTTCTTCAAAGCTTCTGTTCTCGCAACTGGTTTGATCATGAATAACATACTGCACATTGGAAAAGTTAACGTCATTGGAGACGTCATCCTCTTTCTGGGGAAGCTCTGTGTGAGCTTGTTCTGTGCGCTCTTTGCCTTCCTTATGTTAGACACTCACAAGTACAAGTCTGCACATAACAAGATATCATCTCCTCTTGTTCCTGTAGTG GTATCATGGGCACTTGGTTTTATAGTCGCCAAGCTTTTCTTCCAAGTCGTCGAGATGTCGATCGACACCATAATCCTCTCCTTCTGCCAAGATTCAGAAGAGCACCAAGGGAACGCGCAGTACGCTCCCCCTCTCCTAGTGGAGACACTGGATGAACAGAGTGAACTCCATAGACTAACTCAAGGGCCTtga
- the LOC127769447 gene encoding MLO-like protein 14, giving the protein MAGGEGGGAAAVPEEGRSLALTPTWSVAIVLTLLVAGSLLIERSIHRLSYWLKKTHRNPLHKAMEKMKEEMMLLGFISLLLAATSRIISGICIDSKYYNSNFSPCTREEVEESIKIKHAVSSARKHLIEVILHHAARRNLKARYHHNQSCAEGYESFVSHEGLEQLHRFIFVMAVTHVTYSCLTMLLAILKIHSWRKWEDEAFRDNHESFSQIAYISATRRQPALGRSYSFRSWSENNAIKCVFCFLAQFGQSVVRADYLILRKGFIMTHNLAPTYDFHDYMVRSMEEEFEKIVGVSGLLWGFVVAFMLFNINGSNLYFWIAILPVTLVLLVGAKLQYVIATLTAEGAKMNAYGPRIKPRDDLFWFKKPEFLLWLIHFILFQNSFELASFFWFWWQFGYDSCFIKNHLIVYCRLILGFAGQFLCSYSTLPVYALVTQMGSKYKAALIPRRIRETMHGWGKDARRRRKKHRGGDDSTIRTETSTVCSLDDDDDGDDEHGQFVETTPSRPYLKIQLQPLRSGGGSARPGTPCHPGVVGLPPLHSASTQGSSHPMLQRQPSSLSAPSSPSPRGGGMTRSMSMPGFASLTRTPGGSCPGTGAGTPTRLSDARN; this is encoded by the exons atggccggaggcgagggcggcggggctGCCGCCGTCCCTGAGGAGGGGCGGTCATTGGCGCTGACGCCGACGTGGTCGGTGGCCATCGTGCTCactctcctcgtcgccggctcgCTGCTCATCGAGCGCTCCATTCATCGCCTCAGCTAT TGGTTGAAGAAAACCCACCGAAATCCACTCCACAAAGCAATGGAGAAGATGAAAGAAG AAATGATGTTGCTTGGTTTCATATCTCTGCTTCTGGCAGCTACATCAAGAATCATCTCAGGTATATGCATTGATTCAAAGTACTACAACAGCAATTTCTCCCCATGCACCAGAGAAGAGGTTGAAGAATCTATAAAGATTAAGCATGCCGTATCTAGTGCACGCAAGCACCTAATTGAAGTCATTCTGCACCATGCGGCCAGGAGGAACCTTAAAGCTCGTTACCATCATAATCAAAGTTGCGCTGAG GGATATGAGTCATTTGTTTCACATGAAGGTCTGGAGCAGCTGCACCGCTTTATATTTGTCATGGCAGTAACCCATGTGACATACAGTTGCTTGACGATGCTGCTTGCTATACTCAAG ATCCATTCTTGGAGAAAATGGGAAGATGAAGCATTTAGGGATAACCATGAATCATTTTCTC AGATTGCCTATATATCAGCTACTAGAAGGCAACCAGCACTTGGCAGATCTTATTCATTCCGCTCTTGGAGTGAAAATAATGCGATCAAGTGTGTG TTTTGCTTTCTCGCACAATTTGGTCAATCTGTTGTTCGAGCAGATTACCTTATCCTCCGCAAGGGTTTCATAATG ACCCACAATCTTGCACCAACATATGATTTCCATGATTACATGGTACGCTCAATGGAAGAGGAGTTTGAGAAGATTGTTGGAGTGAG TGGGCTGCTGTGGGGTTTTGTTGTTGCTTTCATGTTATTCAATATCAACG GATCGAACTTGTACTTTTGGATAGCCATTCTTCCTGTTACT CTTGTTCTTCTAGTTGGCGCAAAGCTGCAATACGTCATAGCAACTTTAACAGCAGAGGGTGCAAAGATGAATGCATACGGACCAAGGATAAAGCCACGGGATGATCTCTTTTGGTTCAAGAAACCAGAATTTCTCCTGTGGCTGATCCATTTCATTCTCTTTCAG AACTCATTTGAATTGGCTTCTTTCTTCTGGTTCTGG TGGCAATTTGGTTATGATTCATGCTTCATCAAGAACCACCTGATAGTATATTGCCGTCTCATATTGGG GTTTGCCGGGCAGTTCCTGTGTAGTTACAGCACATTGCCTGTTTATGCCCTTGTCACTCAG ATGGGGTCAAAGTACAAGGCTGCCCTGATCCCGCGAAGGATCAGAGAGACGATGCATGGGTGGGGGAAAgacgcgaggaggaggaggaagaagcaccgcggcggcgacgactccaCCATCCGCACGGAGACCAGCACCGTCTGctccctcgacgacgacgacgacggtgacgacgaGCACGGCCAGTTCGTCGAGACCACGCCGTCGCGGCCGTACCTGAAGATCCAGCTGCAGCCGCtccgcagcggcggtggcagcgctAGGCCCGGCACGCCGTGCCACCCCGGCGTCGTCGGGCTCCCGCCGTTGCACAGCGCGTCGACGCAGGGCAGCTCGCACCCGATGCTGCAGCGGCAGCCCTCGTCGctgtcggcgccgtcgtcgccgtcgccccgcggcggcggcatgacGAGGTCGATGTCGATGCCCGGGTTCGCCTCGCTGACGCGGACGCCCGGAGGCTCCTGccccggcaccggcgccggcacgCCGACACGCCTGAGCGACGCGCGTAACTGA
- the LOC127769745 gene encoding uncharacterized protein LOC127769745: MAGAAAKALLLSTSVLLVLCLLPVDPAAPPVAAIPHRRSGRHYVPFGRHAAFGPFATEVELLLHGGGAVPDIRTFRDTLDRLPDWSHFDAELGPLERYFGSDGELNVKERLLYLFPMLDRAPKDGGVSCGELEAWLRRQAADRLDAVARRELKRHDKDGDGVVTLREYLAVDHDQHIDWTDTEHGEPGWWLHKFISADRDHSGAMDYIELNDFLHPEDSSQEKVKLWLLKDKLSGMDHDRDGKLSLDEFISQFHMIDHNSIVEHSADDDTSCAEAEKKFRELDSNNDGYLTVEEARPVIQSLISGEFSYAKSHAKLLMKADDNKDNKLSLEEMLNHYLSFYNIVYMDDHYDYDDIGNNIHDELR, from the exons atggcgggcgcggcggcgaaggccctgTTGCTCTCGACCAGCGTGCTGCTCGTCCTGTGCCTTCTCCCCGTCGACCCGGCTgccccgccggtcgccgccatCCCGCACCGCCGATCGGGGCGCCACTACGTGCCGTTCGGCCGTCACGCCGCGTTCGGCCCGTTCGCCACCGAGGTCGAGCTGctgctccacggcggcggcgccgtcccggACATCAGGACGTTCCGCGACACGCTCGACCGCCTCCCCGACTGGTCCCACTTCGACGCCGAGCTCGGCCCCCTGGAACG GTACTTCGGGTCGGACGGGGAGCTGAACGTGAAGGAGCGGCTGCTGTACCTGTTCCCGATGCTGGACCGGGCGCCCAAGGACGGCGGCGTCAGCTGCGGCGAGCTGGAGGCCTGGCTGCGCCGGCAGGCGGCGGACCGTCTCGACGCCGTCGCGCGGAGGGAGCTCAAGAGGCACGACAAGGACGGAGACGGCGTCGTCACGCTGCGCGAATACCTCGCCGTCGACCACGATCAACACATTG ATTGGACCGACACGGAGCACGGCGAACCAGGATGGTGGCTGCATAAGTTCATAAGCGCGGATAGAGATCATAGCGGCGCCATGGACTACATAGAGCTCAACGA CTTCTTGCATCCAGAAGATAGCAGCCAGGAGAAAGTGAAATTATGGCTGTTGAAGGATAAATTAAG TGGAATGGATCACGATAGAGACGGGAAATTAAGTTTGGATGAGTTTATCAGTCAGTTTCACATGATTGACCACAACTCCATTGTAGAGCATAGTGCTGATGATGATACTAGTTGTGCTGAAGCTGAGAAGAAGTTTCGAGAGCTCGATTCTAACAATGACGG CTATTTGACAGTGGAAGAAGCACGTCCAGTAATCCAGAGCCTCATCTCGGGAGAGTTTTCATATGCTAAATCACATGCAAAGCTTTTGATGAAG GCTGATGATAACAAGGACAACAAGTTGTCACTAGAAGAGATGCTGAACCACTACCTATCTTTCTACAATATTGTTTACATGGATGATCACTATGACTACGATGACATTGGCAACAATATCCACGATGAGCTTAGGTGA
- the LOC127769742 gene encoding choline transporter protein 1-like — MGGPLGAIIGRHPAAAGGGGGDELGGVGGGGGGDGIIRHNRRCRDLAFLVLFAAFWVAMIVNSSFGFNQGNPLRLTYELDYKGNICGSRHGDPDLHELDVRYWMNPNQVYQSGVKDNKINLADAKAICLMECPMPAADGLNFVCDYPEGDIRLSVDDWIDRDYDYFEFLTPDMRNSSLQLQGPCYPVIFPSVNVYWSCQFIARASNVSLKHWQQMGGINIDENILIDKTIHKAINSKSSVLKRYVADIGKSWPVLIVCGGLLPLFLSVIWLLLIRYFVVAMPWITVVVFNALVISVTMFFYIKAGWLGNDPLTVVIGESDPYVHITGREISHLHAATVVMTVVMIIAFLTSIAIIRRILIATPVLKVAAKVIGEVQALIIFPVVPYFILAIFYMFWFSATLHLFSSGQVLQNDCNTDCCSYDLKLGKVNCDNCCGYSIHYTPHIGIAILFHLFGCYWATQFFIACSSTVIAGSVASYYWARGEISHDIPFVTVVSSMKRLLRYSLGSVAIGSLVVSAVEWVRFILECLRRKLKLVDSARESCFGKMTSSSSQCCLGCIDWTLKSVNRNAYIMIAITGKGFFKASVLATGLIMNNILRIGKVNVIGDVILFLGKLCVSLFCALFAFLMLDTHKYKSAHNKISSPLVPVVVSWALGFIVAKLFFQVVEMSIDTIILSFCQDAEEHQGNAQYAPPLLMETLDEQSELQRLTQGP, encoded by the exons atgGGAGGGCCACTCGGCGCCATCATAGGCAggcacccggcggcggcgggcggcggcgggggggatGAGCTGGgaggtgtcggcggcggcggcggcggggatggcatCATTCGGCACAACCGGAGGTGCCGGGATTTGGCCTTCCTCGTGCTCTTCGCGGCCTTCTGGGTCGCCATGATCGTCAACTCCAGCTTCGGATTCAACCAGGGCAACCCACTCAG GCTTACTTATGAACTAGACTACAAAGGGAACATTTGTGGCAGTAGGCATGGTGACCCGGATTTGCATGAGCTTGATGTTAGATATTGGATGAACCCAAACCAGGTGTACCAAAGTGGGGTCAAGGACAACAAGATTAACCTTGCTGATGCCAAAGCCATCTGCCTGATGGAGTGCCCCATGCCAGCAGCAGACGGATTAAACTTTGTTTGTGATTATCCAGAAGGGGACATTCGCCTGTCTGTCGATGATTGGATCGACAGGGACTATGACTATTTTGAGTTTCTCACACCAGATATGAGAAATAGTTCTCTTCAGCTGCAGGGTCCATGCTACCCTGTCATATTTCCAAGTGTGAATG TCTACTGGAGCTGCCAATTTATTGCGCGAGCATCAAATGTCTCTTTGAAGCATTGGCAACAGATGGGTGGTATCAACATCGACGAAAATATTCTCATAGATAAAACAATCCACAAGGCCATCAATTCTAAATCTTCAGTCCTGAAG AGATACGTTGCTGACATTGGGAAGTCATGGCCTGTGTTAATTGTTTGCGGTGGACTGCTCCCTCTTTTCTTGTCAGTTATCTGGTTGCTTCTGATTCGTTATTTTGTTGTTGCCATGCCATGGATAACTGTAGTGGTCTTCAATGCTCTAGTAATCTCTGTtaccatgtttttttatattaaag CTGGCTGGTTAGGCAATGATCCCTTAACAGTTGTAATTGGCGAAAGTGATCCATATGTCCACATAACTGGGCGG GAAATAAGCCACCTTCATGCTGCTACAGTGGTGATGACAGTAGTAATGATTATTGCATTTCTGACCTCCATAGCTATTATCCGTCGTATACTGATAGCAACACCTGTCCTGAAG GTTGCTGCGAAGGTCATTGGTGAAGTTCAGGCACTAATTATTTTCCCAGTTGTGCCATACTTTATCCTCGCTATCTTTTATATGTTCTGGTTTTCTGCCACACTCCATCTCTTCAGCTCTGGTCAAGTTCTCCAAAATGACTGCAATACAGATTGTTGCTCATATGATCTGAAGTTGGGCAAAGTAAACTGTGACAACTGTTGTGGGTACAGCATCCATTACACCCCTCATATTGGTATTGCCATTCTTTTCCACTTATTTGGCTGTTACTGGGCAACCCAATTCTTTATTGCTTGCTCTTCAACCGTGATTGCTGGATCAGTTGCTTCATACTATTGGGCACGTGGTGAAATATCT CATGACATACCATTTGTTACAGTTGTTTCTTCAATGAAGCGGTTGTTGCGTTACAGCCTTGGTTCAGTTGCTATAGGTTCACTTGTTGTGTCTGCTGTTGAGTGGGTGCGGTTTATACTAGAATGCCTCAGACGCAAGTTGAAGCTAGTTGATTCCGCTCGCGAAAGCTGCTTTGGGAAAATGAcatcatcctcttctcaatgctGCCTGGGCTGCATAGACTGGACCCTCAAGTCTGTGAATCGAAATGCCTATATAATG ATCGCCATTACTGGGAAAGGGTTCTTCAAAGCTTCTGTTCTTGCAACTGGTTTGATCATGAATAACATACTGCGCATTGGAAAAGTTAACGTCATTGGAGATGTCATCCTCTTTCTGGGGAAGCTCTGTGTGAGCTTGTTCTGTGCGCTCTTTGCGTTCCTTATGTTAGACACACACAAATACAAGTCCGCACATAACAAGATATCATCTCCTCTTGTTCCTGTAGTG GTATCATGGGCCCTTGGTTTCATAGTTGCCAAGCTTTTCTTCCAGGTCGTCGAGATGTCGATTGACACCATAATCCTCTCATTCTGCCAAGATGCAGAAGAGCACCAAGGGAACGCGCAGTACGCTCCCCCTCTCCTCATGGAGACACTGGATGAACAGAGTGAACTCCAAAGACTAACTCAAGGACCTtga